The Sulfurimonas lithotrophica genome includes a region encoding these proteins:
- a CDS encoding DUF445 domain-containing protein, with protein sequence MKSFITNFIAALFVAISLLIDADIAKYFLYAGLFALSGALTNQLAIHMLFEKVPMLYGSGVIPNRFESFKASIKTLMMNQFFTKEQLQNFFAKEEKKIDLTPIIEKTDFSPAYDALTKTVMESSFGGMLGMFGGEKALEGLKEPFTEKLKSAVLKITSSESFDKTLQEHLKDSSLSDDLITSVEGIIDERLNELTPQIVKEIVQDLIKKHLDWLVVWGGVFGGVIGLASSLIL encoded by the coding sequence TTGAAAAGTTTTATAACAAATTTTATAGCAGCCTTATTCGTAGCCATATCTTTACTTATAGATGCAGATATAGCAAAGTATTTTTTATATGCAGGTCTTTTTGCTCTCTCGGGTGCTCTTACAAATCAGCTGGCTATACATATGCTTTTTGAAAAAGTGCCTATGCTTTACGGTTCAGGTGTAATACCAAACAGATTTGAATCTTTTAAAGCATCTATAAAAACACTTATGATGAATCAATTTTTTACAAAAGAACAACTACAAAACTTCTTTGCAAAAGAGGAAAAAAAGATTGACTTAACTCCGATAATAGAAAAAACAGACTTTTCTCCTGCATACGATGCCCTTACGAAAACGGTTATGGAATCATCATTTGGCGGTATGCTCGGTATGTTCGGAGGTGAAAAAGCACTCGAAGGATTAAAAGAACCCTTTACCGAGAAATTAAAAAGTGCAGTGCTTAAAATAACTTCATCCGAGAGTTTCGATAAGACTTTGCAAGAGCATCTAAAAGACTCATCGTTAAGTGATGATCTAATTACTTCTGTAGAGGGAATTATAGATGAGAGATTAAATGAGCTGACACCGCAGATTGTAAAAGAGATTGTACAAGACTTAATCAAAAAACATCTTGACTGGCTTGTAGTATGGGGTGGTGTTTTTGGTGGAGTGATTGGATTAGCGAGTTCTCTGATTTTGTAA
- a CDS encoding nitrous oxide-stimulated promoter family protein produces the protein MTEEKFIHDSQTVLKFIQCYCDNEHFKTEKNTSFIRLNYKSRDLKEEIHYELCPKCEETLKYSYLKLQECPHDEKPSCRKCPQPCYDKPQWKLLAKIMRYSGMRFGVLRIRKFFSGFKKSA, from the coding sequence ATGACAGAAGAAAAATTTATACATGATTCACAAACTGTTCTTAAATTTATTCAATGTTATTGTGATAATGAACATTTTAAGACTGAGAAAAATACTAGTTTCATAAGACTTAATTACAAGTCACGCGACCTTAAAGAGGAAATACATTACGAGTTATGTCCAAAATGTGAAGAGACGTTAAAATACTCGTACCTTAAACTTCAAGAGTGCCCGCACGATGAAAAACCAAGCTGTAGAAAGTGCCCTCAACCTTGTTATGATAAACCACAATGGAAACTGTTGGCAAAAATCATGAGATACAGCGGAATGAGATTTGGAGTTTTAAGAATAAGAAAATTTTTCAGTGGATTTAAAAAAAGCGCCTAA
- a CDS encoding RNA-binding S4 domain-containing protein: MITYELKEEYIELYKLIKILDLVDSGGQAKLIISEGNVIRNGEVETRKRAKIESGDTLQIADVIIEVI; the protein is encoded by the coding sequence ATGATTACTTATGAATTAAAAGAAGAGTATATAGAACTTTATAAATTGATAAAAATTTTAGATTTGGTTGACAGCGGTGGGCAGGCAAAATTGATTATATCCGAAGGGAATGTTATAAGAAACGGTGAGGTTGAAACAAGAAAAAGAGCCAAAATAGAGAGTGGCGACACATTGCAAATAGCAGATGTAATTATAGAAGTTATATAA